The following coding sequences are from one Triplophysa dalaica isolate WHDGS20190420 chromosome 12, ASM1584641v1, whole genome shotgun sequence window:
- the wnt4b gene encoding LOW QUALITY PROTEIN: wingless-type MMTV integration site family, member 4b (The sequence of the model RefSeq protein was modified relative to this genomic sequence to represent the inferred CDS: inserted 1 base in 1 codon), whose translation MPTDSSVTLTGRLLLLLWATHLTMATNWLSLARLPRSRPVSGTEPCGRLRGLTPGQVGVCRARGEVMESVRKAAEMVIEECQHQFRNRRWNCTTTPRGINVFGRVMNQGTREAAFVHALASAAVAVAVTRGCSRGELERCGCDRKVRGVSPEGFQWSGCSDNLSYGVAFSQNFVDEPERAKGMSSGRPLMNIHNNEAGRKARCSSLAEIKQSXVFCFFTVFLFLVQAILHNMKVECKCHGVSGSCELKTCWKVMPPFRRVGSVLKERFDGATEIRLTRVGSRTALLPRDPQVKPQATRDLVYLASSPDFCRLDPDNGIPGTAGRRCNGTSRLAPDGCELLCCGPGFRAGRAEVVQRCSCKFSWCCSVRCQQCKNTVLIHTCRE comes from the exons ATGCCCACTGACTCCTCTGTGACTCtcacgggacgactcctgctgTTGCTATGGGCAACCCACCTCACCATGGCAACCAACTGGCT CTCTCTGGCACGTTTGCCACGCTCTCGTCCTGTGTCTGGTACAGAACCATGCGGCCGTCTGAGGGGTTTAACACCAGGCCAAGTTGGGGTGTGCCGGGCACGGGGGGAGGTCATGGAGTCTGTTCGAAAGGCTGCAGAGATGGTCATTGAGGAG TGCCAACATCAGTTTCGAAACCGGCGCTGGAATTGCACCACCACCCCACGCGGGATTAATGTGTTCGGACGAGTCATGAATCAAG GCACCCGTGAGGCAGCTTTTGTCCATGCTCTTGCGTCCGCCGCAGTAGCCGTGGCCGTGACTCGAGGCTGTAGCAGGGGAGAGCTGGAAAGATGTGGCTGTGACCGTAAGGTCAGAGGGGTCAGCCCAGAGG GTTTCCAGTGGTCAGGCTGTTCCGATAACCTGTCGTACGGCGTTGCGTTCTCTCAGAACTTCGTGGACGAGCCAGAGAGAGCAAAAGGCATGTCGTCGGGACGGCCACTAATGAACATTCACAATAACGAAGCGGGACGGAAGGCAAGATGTTCTTCGCTGGCTGAAATCAAACAGT gtgtgttttgttttttcacgGTTTTCTTGTTCCTCGTTCAGGCGATTCTTCATAACATGAAGGTGGAGTGCAAGTGTCACGGTGTTTCTGGATCATGTGAGCTCAAAACCTGTTGGAAGGTCATGCCTCCATTTCGCCGGGTTGGATCTGTGTTGAAAGAACGCTTTGACGGAGCCACAGAG ATACGACTGACACGCGTGGGCTCTCGCACAGCTCTTCTTCCACGGGACCCCCAGGTGAAGCCACAAGCCACACGGGATCTGGTTTACTTGGCATCTTCACCAGATTTTTGCCGCTTAGATCCAGATAACGGGATCCCTGGTACTGCAGGGCGACGCTGTAATG GAACCTCAAGGTTGGCTCCAGACGGTTGTGAGCTGTTATGCTGCGGCCCAGGGTTCCGCGCAGGTCGAGCAGAGGTGGTGCAGCGTTGCTCGTGTAAGTTTTCCTGGTGCTGTTCGGTTCGCTGCCAGCAGTGTAAGAACACAGTGCTCATACACACCTGCCGAGAATGA